Part of the Oncorhynchus nerka isolate Pitt River linkage group LG14, Oner_Uvic_2.0, whole genome shotgun sequence genome is shown below.
acttctgtaaacgtaaaagccttggttccatgcatgttaacattagaagcctactccctaagtttgttttactcactgctttagcacactctgccaacccagatgtcttagccgtgtctgaatcctggtttaggaaaaccaccaaaaaccctgaaatctccattgctaactataacgttttccgccaagatagaactgccaaagggggcggtgttgcaatctactgcaaagatagcctgcagagttctgtattactatctaagtctgtacccaaacaatttgagcttctacttctaaaattcacctttccagaaacaagtctctcactgttgccgcttgctatagacctccctctgcccccagctgtgccctcgataccatatctgaattgattgccccccaccTATCTTcggagctcgtgctactaggtgatctaaactgggacatgcttaacaccccggccatcctacaaactaagcttgatgccctcaatctcacacaaatgatcaatgaacctaccaggtacaaccgcaaatcagtaaacacgggcaccctcatagatgtcatcctaaataatttgccctccaaatacacctctgctgttttcaatcaagatctcagcgatcactgcctcattgcctgcatccgtaatgggtctgcgaccaaacaaccactgctcatcactgtcaaacgctccctgaaacacttctgcgagcaggtctttctaatcgacctggccggggtatcctggaatgacattgacctcatcccgtcagtagatgatgcctagCTACTCTTTAAAAgtaccttcctcaccatcttaaataagcatgcccctctcaaaaaatgtagaactaggaatagatatagtccttggttcactccagacctgtctgcccttgaccagcacaaaaacatcctgtggcgttctgcattagcatcgaatagcccccgtgatatgcaacttttcagggaagttaggaacaaatatacacaggcagttagaaaagctaaggcaagctttttcaaacagaaatttgcatcctgtagtactaactcaaaaaagttctgggacactattaagtccatggagaataagagcacctcctcccagctgcccactgctctgaggctaggaaacactgtcaccaatgataaatccactataattgagaatttcaataataatttctctacggctggccatgctttccacatggctacccctctgaaagagctgcaaaatctggacccctacaaatcagccgggctagacaatctggaccctctctttctaaaatgatctgccgaaattgttgcaacccctattactagcctgttcaacctctctttcgtatcatctgagattcccaaagattgggaaagctgccacggtcatccccctcttcaaagggggtgacactctagacccaaactgctacagacctatatctatcctaccctgtctttctaaggtggtcaaaagccaagttaacaaacagattattgaccatttcgaatctcaccataccttctccgctatgcaatctggtttcagagctggtcatgggtgcatctcagccacgctcaaggttctaaacgacaccataaccgccatcgataagagacattactgtgcagccgtattcatcgacctggccaaggctttcgactctgtcaatcacaacattcttattggcagactcgacagccttggtttctcaaatgattgcctcgcctggtttaccaactacttctctgatagagttcagtgtgtcaaatcggagggcctgttgtccggacctctgacagtctctatgtgtgtgccacagggttcaattctcgggctgactctcttttctgtatacatcaatgatgctgctcttgctgctggtgatccacctctacgcagacgacaccattctgtatacttctggcccctccttggacactgtgttaactaacctccagatgagcttcaatgccatacaactctccttccgtggcctccaactgctcctaaacgcaagtaaaactaaatgcatgctattcaatcgatcactgcctgcacctgctcgcccgtccagcatcactactctagacggctctgacttagaatacgtggacaactacaaatacctgggtgtctggttagactgtaaactctccttccagactcacattaagcatctccaatccaaaattaaatctacaatcggcttcctatatcgcaacaaagcatccttcactcatgctgccaaacataccctcgtaaaactgaccatcctaccgatcctcaacttcggtgatgtcatctataaaataggctccaacactctactcaacaaactggatgcagtctatcacagtgccattcgttttgtcaccaaagccctatacactacccaccattgcgacctgtgcgctctcgttggttggcccccgcttcatactcgtcgccaaacccactggctacaggtaatctacaagtctctgctaggtaaagccctgccttatctcagctcactggtcaccatagcagcacccactcgtagcacgcgctccagcaggtatatctcactggtcacccccaaagccaattcctcctttggttgtctttccttccagttctctgctacccatgactagaacgaattgcaaaaatctctgaagctggagactcacatctccctcactagctttaagcaccagctgtcaaagcagcttacagatcactgcacctgtacttagcccatctgtaaacagcccatctatctacctatctcatccccatactggtattcaTTTGACATTATTCATACATTTATTTAATCAAGATGTTCAGTTTACtaatttaaaatatattattGATCGTATGTTGATTGGTTCGTAAGCGTGTCCATAAATACTGTACTTTCCATTCATTTTTTGTGGCCCTCATTCTAAAGATCCTCCGAGGCAGGGCTTCCCAACCCTCTTCCTAGagatctactggtctgtaggttttcgatccaaccctaatttagcataTCTGATTCATCTAGTTAAGatcttgttgagcagctaattcgtagaatcaggtgtgttaaattagggttggactgaaaacccacaggacggtagatctccaggaagagggttggacagccCTCCTGGAACTCATTGCACATGCCAGTTCAAAACATGTgttacacatacattacacaataacttgagaaagagggaagaggaaATACATTTTATTCCTTGTCAGAAACTCCCCAGATAAGGAGTGGCTACCGGTTCAACATAAAACGTAATGTATGAAATGAGTCCTGGACACTTCCAACAGAACCTGAATGCATGATGAGTATGATCATGGCATCTTTTCTCTCTCCGCAGCTCTGCTGTTGCTGGTTCCTGGAATCCTGACTGAAAGTAATGTagaatatatttatttactttacgTCTTTGTAATGTCATCTCTATCTcctatacactacagtatagtTGACATTGTAAATTATAATTTAAACAGAGTCTTCCATTGAGTTGGTGGTAGTCAACAGCATCTCAAACACACCCAATAAGACCTACAGTACTAATGTCGCATTCAGAGGGGTCCTTATCGGTGCCATGAGAAGACTGCAGGAGACCAATGCAGGATTCAAGTTAGTAGATTATTAAGTTAAATTGGCTCATTGTTACATGCTGTTTCGTTAAATTCTCGGCAGTTGGTGTGTCAGTGAATTTATGTTATGTTGTCAGGTGTCATTGGTGAGCACTGTTGTTTTTGCAGTTTCACCTACACAGAGGACCGCAACTATGGccccttcctggtgagtgtgaaTGGTGTAGCCGGGAACAATACTGAAAACACTTTCTGGGAGCTCCTTGTTCAGACTGGGGGGAATGGGACCATAATCAGACCTGATGTGGGTGAGTAATGATGGAaagcctcttctctctctttctcatttttTTGTGGTGTATTTGCTGAGGGACAAATCACCCGATAGAAATTAGGGGAAAAGCATgcatgttatttacaatgacgttcATAATATATAACAACACCTCTGTCACACAAATGttgcacatactgtacagtatacctacTCACACACGGACCTATTTGGACATTATTTCTGCAGGTATTGGCTGTTACATCCCTGAACCAAATGACCGCATCATCCTAAAATTTACTGAGTTCGTCTCGGGCTCGCACTCCGTGAGTGGCAACAGTTCGAATCCTGGGAACCTCACAGCAGGAAGTAATGTAGCATTTTTTTAACTTCTAGAACATGTTTACCTCTTTGCAATGTTATCACCACAGTATTGACATCGCAGGCAACATGGTTTTTCAACAGACACTTCCAGACTAGATTCCATTGAGCTTGTGGTAGTCAACAACATCTCAAACACCACCAAcaagacctacagtactgacattgCATTCAGAGGGGTCCTTATCGGTGCCATGAGGAGACTGCAGACCAATTCAGGATTCAAGTTAGTAGATCACTAGCTTCCATTGTGTCATTGTGAGATGCTGTAGATTGTTAAATGTGCGTTCAAATCATTACAGTTTGAGCAATTGTGTAGAACCTTTCAGTGACCATGAACAGACAATATTATGTAGTGCAAGGTGTCATTCATTGCATGGCATGGAGTGATACTGCATTTTGCACCTTGTTCACTGTCAAACGTAATTGTggtattctggcatttcacaatgactcaaattcaaataaattcattattctGTTGTTTTTGCAGTTTCACCTATACAGAGTACCCCGACTATGGccccttcctggtgagtgtgaaTGGTGTGGCTGGGAACACTACTGAGAAGACTTTCTGGGAGCTCCTTGTTCAGACTGGGGGGAATGGGACCATAATCAGACCGGATGTGGGTGAGTAGTGATGGAATGTCTTTTGGTCGGTCAATACGATCTGTCGGAccgtctctctgtcttcatctttctctttctctgcaaAGCTAGAGAAATACAGTAAGGAAAAAAAGCACGCAGgagttattttatattatttacaTTCATAAAATATAACAACTGTCACCAAAAGgttgcacatactgtataattACTCACACATTGTCCTATTTTGATATTATTTCTGCAGGTATTGGCTGTTACATCCCAAAACAAAATGACCGCATCATCCTGAATTTTACAAAGTTCACCACAAACTCCGCAAGTGGCAGTTGTACAAATCCtggtgtgttgttgtttttggtgggtttgtttttttgttttctaATCTAAGCTTAACCCTTGCCTCAGTGActaccatacatacatacatcatgTTGGAATAGACAGTAGCTTCTGATCAATACTGTTTTGTGATTTGAAATTGTGCCAcagttaattttttatttttacaaattgtcattcaaataaaaaaaatctctCATTGTTTGAATGACCTTTAAAATTCATGAAGCTTTACCCTGACACCATAGCAAATACGCTGCAAAGGTTCCTTGAAGTGTTGGAAAAGTatgcaattgtcatacttgagtaaaagtaaagataccttaaaagaaaatgactcaagtaaaagtgaagtcACAGAATaacatactacttgagtaaaagtctaaaagtatttggttttaaatatacttaagtattaaaagtgaaagtaaaattccttatattaagcaaaccagacggcaccatgttcttgtatttttatttacagatagccaggggtacactgcaaatctcagacatcatttacaaactaagcatttgtgtttagtgagtccaccagatcagataaccagggatgttctcttgataagtgaatGAATTGGACGATAtgcctgtcctgctaagcattcaaaatgtaaagagTACTTTTGTGTGTCAGGAATGTATGgcataaaaagtacattattttctttaggaatgtagtgaagtatatGTTGTCAAAAATATGATTAGTACAGAAAGTACAGAtaacccaaaaaactacttaagtactactttaaagtatttttccttaagtactttacaccactggttccTTGTTCTTTCTTGGTAAAGACTAAGAAGAATGAAGATGGAAGATGAGGATGAAGAAAATGAAAACACCTCTTTGAAGACTGTTAAACAAATGTTAAATGAAGAACTCGGAatcaaataaatatatttaattaGACATACAATGAATGAAGGTAGTTAACCCCCTGAACCTGCCGAAAAGGTCTATTTTCAGTTCAAGGTAATTAGGTTGTACTCATAGAACAATTAATATTTGTGGGCATGGACACCAGAAAATATTGTGAGAATGGATAACATTAATCTGAGATCTATGAGACAATCACTGTCAACCTTTCTTGTTTTCAAAAATATTCACAGACATTATACTGCAATAGAAGCTCCACTCTTAAACAACAGAAGAGGGCGCacacagagaaaaacacagaTCAGGAACAATATATACTTGCACTGTCAATAAAGGTGAAATCCAGTACTTTACAACTAATTGCAACAAATTGCACGCATGCCACTATCACTTCCATTGATTTTTTAGCTAGCAGAGGCAAAGGTAAGCTGAAGTTTGTATTGtcaaaaccatggattacagtttcTCCTGGCCCATAGACTACTGTCAGGTTCAGGAACCATCTATGTAAAATACTGAACTTCCCATTCAAATCTTCAGTCTCACAAAATAAAATATTGACACAAGAAAATATTGTGGGAATAGAGATCCGATATCTGATATCTTTCTAAAAATGAGTCAGAGACTATCAAACTTCCTTGTGTATCACTGGTTTCCCGGCTTACTGTCAATGTCGGGATGAATGTTCATTTGGACGTCAAACTGAGTAGTTGGGTGGATCAAGTTCACTACAGTGAACTTAGCAATTAAACACACCAAACCTTTTTGAAAGTATGGAGATTGTGCCTGGGAGGTGCCTGGCAGGCCATCAGAGAGGCATGTACACGTGACAGACTTAATTGGTATAGAGAATCATGCACTCTTTGAAAAAAAAAGGTTCCAAAGGGTTTCTTCggatgtccccataggataacctttttggttccagataaaaCACTTTTGGGTTTTGTGTAGAACCTTATGTGGAAAGAGTTCTGTATTgaatccaaaagggttctacctggaaccaaaatggttctacctggaaccaaatggGGATAGCTGACGAACCCTTCTGCATAAAACCCAGAGAATCTCACTGCCAATAGACTGCCGATAGGTACTTATCACAGTGGGACGCCATTCCTTCTCATGCTGGAACAAAAGCAATACCTGCTGCGTGCCGACATGGTAACAACAAACCTGCCATTTCTACTAGTAGAAACGCAATGTTCGTCACTGGCAAACAATTTGACTTTGAGCTAATTAGAAAGCACAGACCCCCCACCCCACAGGAGTGAGAAAAAAAGAGGGCATTTTCTCCGTACATCCACTGTTAAATGTCATGAGCTAGTCACACTTTATATGTGACACCTTTCAGCaaactaggtgtatgtcgcaCGTCCACGGGTTGTGTtaatggctgccgttttacgggctctgAAGGAATTGTGCTATTGAGTGTGTTTTTTCGTGtttttttgtaacttattttgtatataatgtttctgccaccgtctcttatgaccaaaaagagcttctggatatcaggacagtgattactcacctcgtactggacaaagatttttctttaacgagtcggacgcAACGGATTTACTTccgacacccgacaaggcccacATCCCTATCATTCGCATGAGAAATAGATGGAGATATCAGAGAGGTAGGTCgacactgtaatatcttatgtttcaccgagtcgtggctgaacgacgacatgctTAAAGTACAGCTGGTGGGATTTACGCTACATCGACAAGATAGAAccgctgcctccggtaagacaaggggtggcggtctgtgtatatttgtaaacaacagttggtgcagaaaatctaatattaaggaagtctcgaggttttgctcacctgaggtagagttactcatgataagttgtagaccagactatttaccaagagacttTTCACCTATATTTTTATAGCTGTCTATtaaccaccacaaaccaatgctggcactaagtccgcactcaatgagctgtataaagCCATAAACAAACAGGAAATTGCTCATTCAGAGGCGACGCTCCTAGTGGCCACGGACTTAAATCCTTTTAaactaatttctaccagcatgttaaatgtgcaaccagagagaaaaaaaactctagaacacctttactccacacacagagatgcatacaaagctctccctcaccctccatttagcaaatctgaccataattctttcctcctgattcctgcatacAAGCAGAAACTAAAGTAGGAAGCACCAGTAACTCTAtcaataaagaagtggtcagatgatgcagatgctaagctacaggactgttttgctagcacagactggattatgttccgggattcttcccgatggcattgaggactacaccacatcagtaaaggtattggagtggccatcacaaagccctgacctcaatcccattgggGAAAAAATTCACcacacttattgtgggaaggttgtgaaGGCTACCcggcgtttgacccaagttaaaaatgtaaaggcaatgctaccaaatgctaattgagtgtatgtaaacttctgacccactgggaatgtgatgaaagaaataaaaactgaaataaatcattctctctactatttttctgacatttcacattctgaaactaaagtggtgatcctaactgacctaaaacaaggtatttctacttggattaaatgccagggattgtgataaactgagtttaaatgtatttggttaaggtgtatgtaaacttccgacttcacctgTGCAGTGTATATTGCAAAAGGCTGTTAGGTTGGAAATTATTATATTTAAACATGCTCAATTTTAGAATGAAAAAATACATTGAGCTACTATGAATGATTTGGAAGCATACCCTTATTTTATATAAAAATGGTTCTGGCCCCCATTTAAGTTGTTACATAATGGAAGGGGGACCCCTGGTGGAGAAGTTCATTTAAAGAGCCCACTCTATAGATTTATTTAGAATAATATTTGATGTAGGGACATATTTGAGGACACAATGGTAGTCTACATAGGAGATTAGGCACAGGACCAGAAACATTGCATTTGAACTCTGGGGCTAACATTCTGGAGCATAATAATGTCATGAGTCTTAAGCATCATAATGCCCAGTGTTgtggagtagtgaactacatgttggCTGGAGGAGGGAAATGgaaagggggagatagagagagtttggatggagagatgaaggaggacCTTGTGAAGGATCTCTGTGCACTGCTGGAGAAGAGCTGGAGAAGatcgagaaggagggagagaagatagAAATAAAGGAGGGGGTGTTGGAGAAGGGAGTGGAGTTCGCAAAGGATGAAatgaagaagaggaaggaggaggtaaagaggaaagagaaggaggtGGCAAGGCAGAGAGACGAGGTGGAGAAAGACAAACCGAGGGTGAGGAAGAAGGTCAATGAagtggagaagaagaaggaggaggaataTATGAAAGACAAGGGAttggatagacagaaagagaaactGGAGAAGAGAAAGAAGCTGGACATTTTGGAGAAAGTTGGAAAGTTGGAAAGTTGGAGTTGGAAAAGGAGAAAGAAAAGTTAGAGTGGAGGAATAAGATTGTGGAAAGGGTGAAAGTGGATGTGAATGAGAGATTGAAAAGATGACAAGAACAGGACAGATGATTAAAGAGAAATAGGAGATGGACAGAATTAAAATGGATATGGAAGAGAAtgcaagggagggaggaggtgaagaaagtgagagaggagtTGGTGGGATTGAAGGAGAAAATAAAAAAGGGAAAAGAGGGGCAGCAATGGGGAGAGAAAGaagtggagggaaagagggagtatGAGGAGAGGAAGGTGGAGGTGGAGCGTGTGAAGAAGGATATGGAGGAGAGGCTAAATATGGAAATAGAGGGGGTgatgatagagacagaggacAAGAAAGAGAAACAGGTGGAGTAGATGAAGTTAGATATGGAGGAGAAGCTTAAGCTGAAGGTAGAGAGGGTGATGGCaaagatggaggagaaggaagagaaagaggtgGAGCTTGTGAAGGCGGGGACAGGGGAAATGTGGAACACCAAGATGAAGAAAGTGAGAGAGTTCATTGAGGTTGTGGGAGagaaggtaaacaagaaaggagCTGGGAAGGAATGaaatagaggagaagagagagaagcaggtgaaGCAGAAAAAGGAGGAGTTGGAAGAGAAGTGGAGGATAGAGATGAAGAGTCAGAGAGTAGATtaagagaatggaagagaagacaaCAGAGAGAAAGGAAATCGAGAGAAAAGCAGAAGATATGAAGAAATTGATGGAGGAGTTGGAAGGATTGAAGGAGAAGAtgaaggagagtgagaaagaggtagagggttAAGGACATGGCAATCAGGGTCAAGAAGGAAATGGAGTTggtgagagagaaggtggagggagaaaatgagagagtgagagagattatGGAAGGAGAGGAAAGACTGAATgaggagaaaaataaatacaaGGAACCATACATGGACGCAGTGCTGGAGCTGAAAAAAAAAAGGACTGGAGAATGTAAGACAAAACCTTGAGGGGGGGGTTGCGTGATTGTGTGAAGAGGGCCTGAGATGTTCAAAGACAtcgcagaaagagagagcagatgaAGATTAGCGATTGGTGCTTGGTGCTATGAGTTAGAAGCGAGTTGCAGGATGAGAGGAGGGAATTGATCTACAGACTAATCAAGAAAAATAAACCGACTGAATAGGTACAGACCCTCCACATAACAGGTAGTTCACTCAAATGACCTTCTATATATGTACTGTGTTTCCTTAACTTAACAGTATTCTATGAGAGACTTAGATCCATAAACCCTATACTGCACATAGCCAAAGCCATATGAACAGAATAATGATACTATACAGCAGAGGAATttcataaaataaaaatagtgaaacatttaaaaagttattatttttagataaaacacactgttttgcaatgatctaaagtagcctcagcagcactctgtagggtagcaccatggtgtagctggaggacagctagtttccatcctcctcttggtgcattgacttcaatacaaaatcgAGGACGCTCGTGGTTgacacccccttccatagacttacacggTAGTTACATGTATGACCACTTATGCTGCAAATACTACGTCCAAAATAACACTTTTTTTACTGCAGTAATTTTGCAGTGTTAGTGCAGTCACAGTGCAGTATAAATGCAGTTCACCTGCAGtacactgcagttattctgcaatcACTGCACCCAAATATCATAGTCAACTGCAGATACTGCAGCTTCAAAACTTTTATAAGGGCATGATTGTAGTGGTTTACTAACACATtcgttctagtagctatgttgacttgaAGTTAGCTTATATGGcaacaacgatgtaggctgtgtgtaacaGTTAGCggtcatgatatgaaggtttggcttggaatgtTTTTTTCGGGcttgtcacagacagctgatgtgttttgCACTGAAGTACACAaacaaagggaaaaggtgagaggagagcgCCTAGATGCGAAAAGGAATTACTGAAAAATCAACGAGgctcatgctgtttgtatgtggctgctatgaaagcgTTTTAATATGCCACAATAGATGTTGGCAAAATACCTACCTGCACTTTCAAACTACAAAAGCTGCAGGAGCAGCTTTTTTGGGTGTGtacgtgtgt
Proteins encoded:
- the LOC135574999 gene encoding uncharacterized protein LOC135574999, with protein sequence MRRLQETNAGFNFTYTEDRNYGPFLVSVNGVAGNNTENTFWELLVQTGGNGTIIRPDVGIGCYIPEPNDRIILKFTEFVSGSHSVSGNSSNPGNLTAGNTSRLDSIELVVVNNISNTTNKTYSTDIAFRGVLIGAMRRLQTNSGFNFTYTEYPDYGPFLVSVNGVAGNTTEKTFWELLVQTGGNGTIIRPDVGIGCYIPKQNDRIILNFTKFTTNSASGSCTNPGVLLFLVGLFFCFLI